The Paenibacillus beijingensis nucleotide sequence AGTTTGCCCATTCCGTAGGAGCCCGAGTCCATATACGCCCGGAAGTACCAGCTGTCCGATGGATCGCCGTACGGAACCGTCATACCGCCGAATGATCCGCTGTACATTATTTTGCGGACCTTGCCATGATCGTTATAGGTCAAAGTCGAGATAATCGGGCCGACCCGCGGATCGAAGCGAAGATGAAACTTGAAGTTCTGCCAACTGATTTCGTTTCCGTTAATGCTGTAATTGACGCCTTTCGGCTGCGAAATGTAAATCGGCTTGGCCGGCTGCCGCATATTGCCCGGATCACCCTTGACATAGCCGTGATCTTCCATCGGAACCGGGATAACGCCTGACTCATCGACTTTGTCCACTTTTTTGGCTCCGAGATCGACGGTCACGATCAAACCTTCAATCGGGTGGGCATAATGGTTGTTATCCTTCGTCATCAAGTAAAAGCTCAGCTTCATCAGCCGCTTGCTGGGATGCGTGTCTTCGTCCCCGTAATATCCGGCTTCTAATTGGTCGACCTTCACCTTGCTTAAGTCGGTAATTCCCCGTTTAATCAGAGCGGCCCGAAATTCCTTGCTTTCCATCGTAAGCTTCTCGGCCAGTTCGTACTCCTCGTCCGTATACATCGGCTGGCCTTGCTTGACTTCCTTCCACGCCAGCAGTTTTTTGCTGTTGAGATCGACACTACCTTCAAATACTTGGCGCCCCTGGACAACAACAAATTCCGCTTGACGGGACAGCCGGTTTTTCTTGTTTTTCTTCTGTTCCGCACTCAAATCGTTCCAGGCCCAGACTTTAGACTTCTCCGGCTCCTTGACTTTAATTTCGGTAAAACGCATATCTGCTTTCAGCTTGCCGGAGCCTTTCACTATCCATGCTGCGGAATTCAATTCATCTGCAGTCAGCGGGTTAAGCGGATGATAAGGGACGGTATTAACCTGGGCGAAGCTGGCTGCGGCTACGCCTCCGAATAGTGTTTCAGAGGAACCGGCGTTCCATCCGATACCGGTCGTAGTAAGCAATACGGCAGCGGCAAACAAAGTTTTTACCGCTTTTTTTCTTTTCATATCGATTCCTCCAATGTATAAAATAGATTGAGGGCTGCGTCAGCTATGTTCACCCAAGCGCAAGCCTCGCAACAACCATGTAACTCATTGTAGTTGTCAAAGGTAAAGATTCCGCTCAGATCAGGTAAAAATAGAGCAAAAATCAAATAAACTCGGCCATTGTTTTGATCTTCCCAAACTTCAATACCATATGCGTTATATTTTTATGACATATTTCTTGTCATTTCGATTGGGCACTTATATATTAGATAACAGTACATAGAACTGAATTTATTAGTGGAAATGAGGTGACCAATGAATGGCCGGTGAAATGATCCTCATCGTAGATGACGAAATGGAAATTGGCGGATTATTGGGGATGTATTTGCAAAAGGAAGGTTACCGCTACCATGTCAGCATGAACGGCGCCCAGGCGCTTCAATTCGTGGAAGAGCTTGAACCGGATTTAATCGTGCTGGATGTCTTTCTTCCCGATTTGGATGGTTATGAACTGTGCCGGCAGCTGCGGACGATGACAACGGCACCGATTATGTTTCTCTCCTGCAGGGATACCGAGCTCGACAAAGTGGTCGGCTTAAGTGTCGGCGGAGACGATTATCTCAGCAAACCGTTCAGTCCGCCTGAGCTTGTCGCACGAATCAAAGCCCATTTAAGACGCAGTCAAATGCAGTTGCATCGACTGACTGTCAAATCCAAGTCGATTCTCTCTTCGAAATCGCTACAAGTCCATTTGGACTCGCATGAGGTTTATGTGGATGGGGAAAAAATCGAGCTCTCCGCCAAGGAATATCAGCTGCTGTCATATTTCATGCTTAACTCGAAACAGGTATTGTCCTTCGATCAGCTGCTGCTCAACATTTGGGGTATGGAGAACGAAGTGGAGACGAAGACGCTCCAGGTTCATGTCGGCAATCTGCGTAAAAAAATCGAAAAGGATCCCGCCAAACCGCAACGACTCGTTACTGTAAGGGGGACGGGGTACAAGTTCAATGAAGCAGCCCGTACGATTTAAGCTGCCGCGGCCGAAAACGTTTGCCATGCAGCTGCTGCTGCTGATTCTGATGGCATCCATCATTCCGCTGCTCGGCATCGGTGTCATGGTATGGCATACGACCCGCCTTCAGTTCAACGCCTTTTCGGTAAACGAAACGCAGATGCTGGAATCCAATTTCACCCATGTGTACAGCACCTATCTCGAAGAACAGGTCAATTCCAT carries:
- the tynA gene encoding hypothetical protein (catalyzes the formation of phenylacetaldehyde from 2-phenylethylamine), with amino-acid sequence MKRKKAVKTLFAAAVLLTTTGIGWNAGSSETLFGGVAAASFAQVNTVPYHPLNPLTADELNSAAWIVKGSGKLKADMRFTEIKVKEPEKSKVWAWNDLSAEQKKNKKNRLSRQAEFVVVQGRQVFEGSVDLNSKKLLAWKEVKQGQPMYTDEEYELAEKLTMESKEFRAALIKRGITDLSKVKVDQLEAGYYGDEDTHPSKRLMKLSFYLMTKDNNHYAHPIEGLIVTVDLGAKKVDKVDESGVIPVPMEDHGYVKGDPGNMRQPAKPIYISQPKGVNYSINGNEISWQNFKFHLRFDPRVGPIISTLTYNDHGKVRKIMYSGSFGGMTVPYGDPSDSWYFRAYMDSGSYGMGKLGRPLVKGADTPDNVTFIDAILNDDLGKPYTSPKVMGMFERYADMDWTHASGDKVESRARMELVLRYISTIGNYDYIIDWVFQQNGNIKINAGAAGLEAVKATKRTNIHDTGKDHYHDSKSVDTRNGTLLDEHIIGTYHQHIYNFRLDMDIDGIKNSVLELQPKTVPVENKRRTSEIVLDEKVYKTEQDAKQKFKADKIVLITNQTKENSQGYWTGYQIIANAGGTHPFAEDLLAADDDYISKRVGFAKNHLWVTPFSQQEIYPEGKYVNQNPVDTGLGAWTEQNRSIYQADDVVWVTTGTTHIPRAEEWPMMSTEWVSTMLKPFNFFNETPTLDLPKSPYDKNDK
- a CDS encoding response regulator transcription factor; amino-acid sequence: MAGEMILIVDDEMEIGGLLGMYLQKEGYRYHVSMNGAQALQFVEELEPDLIVLDVFLPDLDGYELCRQLRTMTTAPIMFLSCRDTELDKVVGLSVGGDDYLSKPFSPPELVARIKAHLRRSQMQLHRLTVKSKSILSSKSLQVHLDSHEVYVDGEKIELSAKEYQLLSYFMLNSKQVLSFDQLLLNIWGMENEVETKTLQVHVGNLRKKIEKDPAKPQRLVTVRGTGYKFNEAARTI